In Besnoitia besnoiti strain Bb-Ger1 chromosome IX, whole genome shotgun sequence, a single genomic region encodes these proteins:
- a CDS encoding hypothetical protein (encoded by transcript BESB_012150), translating to MTSARSCIGLCMTAALCGTAFFCAGEELNQMPLGPGGATALLSAFEGQSDFKIRIHAPEEDTEDVLESLELCACSDIVQAAFEPIHAMVRSVFC from the exons ATGACGTCAGCACGGTCTTGCATCGGTTTGTGCATGACCGCCGCACTGTGCGGAACTGCATTCTTCTGCGCCGGAGAGGAGCTAAACCAGATGCCACTCGGGCCC GGGGGGGCTACTGCCTTGCTGTCCGCATTTGAGGGCCAGTCGGACTTTAAGATTCGCATTCAT GCCCCCGAAGAAGACACCGAGGATGTCTTAGAATCTTTGG AGCTGTGCGCATGTAGCGATATCGTCCAGGCAGCATTTGAACCTATACACGCAATGGTCCGTTCGGTTTTCTGCTAA